A single Lycorma delicatula isolate Av1 chromosome 12, ASM4794821v1, whole genome shotgun sequence DNA region contains:
- the LOC142333241 gene encoding RNA-binding protein lark-like — MLIMDKKALCRFFPCVAGICCDFRLLSEGTLLSCYKVSFNKFSQRHMENQEFGRDAIQNLKVYLIKGTAMIVKSVATSCKEPQTATTKLFVGNLSDKTKAPQVTALFAKYGTVVECDILHNYGFVWIYNSYR; from the exons atgttgataatGGATAAGAAAGCATTGTGTCGCTTCTTCCCGTGCGTTGCTGGTATCTGTTGTGACTTTAGGCTGTTGTCAGAGGGTACTTTGTTAAGTTGTTATAAAgtgagttttaacaaattttcgcAAAGA CATATGGAAAATCAGGAATTTGGTCGTGATGCCATTCAAAATCTTAAAGTGTATCTAATAAAGGGAACTGCTATGATTGTTAAAAGTGTTGCTACTAGTTGTAAGGAACCTCAGACTGCTACTACTAAATTGTTCGTCGGTAATCTATCTGATAAAACTAAAGCACCACAAGTGACAGCTTTGTTTGCTAAATATGGCACTGTGGTTGAATGTGATATATTGCACAACTATGGTTTTGtg tggaTTTATAATTCATATCGATGA